In a genomic window of Vicinamibacterales bacterium:
- the rpoC gene encoding DNA-directed RNA polymerase subunit beta' — MRPSFDTRGSLTTDFDAIRISLASPDKILSWSHGEVTKPETINYRTFKPERDGLFCAKIFGPVTDWECLCGKYKRMKHRGVICDKCGVEVTQAKVRRERLGHITLATPVSHVWFFKGLPSRIGHLLDISLRDLERILYFEAYVVIEPGDTDLKPNQLLNEDQYRKAREDYGQKFRAQMGAEAIKELLKRVNVERMATELRDKMRAESSVQKKLKFAKRLKVVDSFRKSTNKPEWMILDVIPVIPPELRPLVPLDGGRFATSDLNDLYRRVINRNNRLKKLMELKAPDVIIRNEKRMLQEAVDALFDNGRRGRVLRGANNRPLKSLSDTLKGKQGRFRQNLLGKRVDYSGRSVIVVGPELKLHQCGLPKKMALELFKPFIYNKLEERGLVATIKQAKEMVEQQRPEVWDILEEVIREHPVLLNRAPTLHRLGIQAFEPVLVEGKAIRIHPLVCTAFNADFDGDQMAVHIPLAPEAQIEASVLMMSSNNILSPASGQPIAIPSQDVVLGCYYLTKSKPGAKGEGRAFGNFEDVVLALEAGELETLTPIRVRISGELIDLTVARDDQGVQYAEVQDVRNKVINTTVGRVILNSALPKGMPFVNGLLKKKGLQQLVQYCYLRYGLEKTVEMLDSLKTLGFTYATRSGLSIGIDDLVIPSQKPALVESARDEVIKVEGQYLEGAITNGERYNKVIAVWSEVTEKIADAMFGEMEELDQSGRNFNPVYIMADSGARGSKQQIRQLAGMRGLMAKPSGEIIETPITSNFREGLTVLQYFISTHGARKGLADTALKTADSGYLTRRLVDVAQDVIIHELDCGTMDGIDARAIVESGEIIEPLRERIIGRVTLEKIVDPFTGEVIVNTNEELDEEKATAIQEAGIEKVRIRSVLTCASRRGCCAKCYGRDLATGKLVELGLAVGVIAAQSIGEPGTQLTMRTFHIGGTASRVSEQSTLDAKHAGVVRYQGLQVVETRPQGGAADAKGELVVMNRTGSIVVQDNKGRDRERYPIVYGARLKVRDSQSVEQGQILVEWDPYTFSILTEEAGTVKYKDLISDVTFHEEVDEVTGLSRKIVVDSPDEKKQPTMEIRDKGGKVTRKYHMPSHAHLMVEDGDTVHAGQVLAKIPRESTKTKDITGGLPRVVELFEARKPRETAVISEIDGVVRHGGIVKGLRKIIIVPDEGGGEPREYSLPRGVHVNVQEGDRVRAGEPLMDGPSNPHDILSVLGEKALHSYLVNEIQEVYRLQGVNINDKHIEVIVRQMMRWVKIEDVGDTEFLIEEQVDRFRFMEENERVIAAGGRPAQGRPLLLGITKASLSTDSFISAASFQETTRVLTEASISGKVDHLRGLKENVTMGRLIPAGTGFEFYRNVRIPADEPPPPPPPSPEELELEREMEYFVEPEEAFTRDEIE, encoded by the coding sequence ATGAGACCATCATTCGATACCCGCGGATCGCTGACGACGGACTTCGATGCCATCCGGATCAGCCTTGCCTCCCCGGACAAGATTCTGTCCTGGTCGCACGGCGAGGTGACCAAGCCGGAGACCATCAACTACCGCACCTTCAAGCCGGAGCGCGACGGGCTCTTCTGCGCGAAGATCTTCGGCCCGGTCACCGACTGGGAGTGCCTGTGCGGCAAGTACAAGCGGATGAAGCACCGCGGCGTCATCTGCGACAAGTGCGGCGTTGAAGTCACCCAGGCCAAGGTGCGCCGCGAGCGTCTCGGCCACATCACCCTGGCCACGCCGGTCAGCCACGTGTGGTTCTTCAAGGGGCTGCCCAGCCGCATCGGGCACCTGCTCGACATCTCGCTGCGCGATCTCGAGCGCATCCTCTACTTCGAGGCCTACGTCGTCATCGAGCCGGGCGACACCGATCTCAAGCCGAACCAGCTGCTGAACGAGGATCAGTACCGCAAGGCGCGCGAGGACTACGGCCAGAAGTTCCGCGCCCAGATGGGCGCCGAGGCGATCAAGGAGCTGCTCAAGCGCGTCAACGTCGAGCGCATGGCGACGGAGCTGCGCGACAAGATGCGCGCCGAGAGCTCGGTGCAGAAGAAGCTGAAGTTCGCCAAGCGGCTGAAGGTGGTCGACTCGTTCCGCAAGTCCACCAACAAGCCGGAGTGGATGATCCTCGACGTCATCCCGGTGATTCCGCCGGAGCTGCGCCCGCTCGTTCCGCTCGACGGCGGGCGGTTCGCGACCTCGGACCTGAACGATCTCTACCGCCGCGTCATCAACCGCAACAACCGGTTGAAGAAGCTGATGGAGCTCAAGGCGCCCGACGTCATCATCCGCAACGAGAAGCGGATGCTGCAGGAGGCGGTGGACGCGCTGTTCGACAACGGCCGCCGCGGCCGCGTGCTGCGCGGCGCCAACAACCGGCCGCTCAAGTCGCTGAGCGACACGCTCAAGGGCAAGCAGGGGCGCTTCCGCCAGAACCTGCTCGGCAAGCGCGTCGACTACTCGGGGCGCTCGGTCATCGTCGTCGGGCCCGAGCTGAAGCTGCACCAGTGCGGGCTGCCGAAGAAGATGGCGCTCGAGCTGTTCAAGCCGTTCATCTACAACAAGCTCGAGGAGCGCGGGCTCGTCGCCACCATCAAGCAGGCGAAGGAGATGGTCGAGCAGCAGCGGCCGGAGGTGTGGGACATCCTCGAGGAGGTCATCCGCGAGCATCCCGTGCTGCTGAACCGCGCGCCGACGCTGCATCGTCTCGGCATCCAGGCGTTCGAGCCGGTGCTGGTCGAGGGCAAGGCGATCCGCATCCATCCGCTCGTCTGCACCGCCTTCAACGCCGACTTCGACGGCGACCAGATGGCGGTGCACATCCCGCTGGCGCCGGAAGCGCAGATCGAGGCATCGGTGCTGATGATGTCCTCGAACAACATCCTGTCCCCGGCCAGCGGCCAGCCGATCGCGATCCCGTCGCAGGACGTCGTGCTCGGCTGCTACTACCTGACCAAGTCGAAGCCCGGCGCCAAGGGCGAAGGGCGCGCCTTCGGCAACTTCGAGGACGTGGTGCTGGCGCTGGAAGCGGGCGAGCTCGAGACGCTGACGCCGATCCGCGTGCGGATCAGCGGCGAGCTGATCGATCTCACCGTGGCGCGCGACGACCAGGGGGTCCAGTACGCCGAAGTGCAGGACGTCCGCAACAAGGTGATCAACACCACCGTCGGCCGCGTCATCCTCAACAGCGCGCTGCCCAAGGGGATGCCGTTCGTCAACGGCCTGCTGAAGAAGAAGGGGCTGCAGCAGCTGGTGCAGTACTGCTACCTGCGCTACGGCCTCGAGAAGACCGTCGAGATGCTCGACTCGCTCAAGACGCTCGGCTTCACCTACGCGACGCGCTCGGGGCTGTCGATCGGCATCGACGACCTGGTCATCCCGTCGCAGAAGCCGGCGCTGGTCGAATCGGCCCGCGACGAGGTGATCAAGGTCGAAGGGCAGTATCTCGAAGGGGCGATCACCAACGGCGAGCGCTACAACAAGGTCATCGCCGTGTGGTCGGAAGTCACCGAGAAGATCGCCGACGCGATGTTCGGCGAGATGGAGGAGCTCGACCAGTCGGGGCGCAATTTCAACCCCGTCTACATCATGGCCGACTCGGGCGCGCGAGGCTCGAAGCAGCAGATCCGCCAGCTGGCGGGGATGCGCGGTCTGATGGCCAAGCCGTCGGGCGAGATCATCGAGACGCCGATCACCTCGAACTTCCGTGAGGGGCTGACGGTGCTCCAGTACTTCATCTCGACCCACGGCGCGCGCAAGGGCCTCGCCGACACCGCGCTCAAGACCGCCGACTCGGGCTACCTCACCCGCCGTCTGGTCGACGTGGCGCAGGACGTCATCATCCACGAGCTCGATTGCGGGACGATGGACGGCATCGACGCGCGGGCGATCGTCGAGTCGGGGGAGATCATCGAGCCGCTGCGCGAGCGCATCATCGGCCGGGTCACGCTCGAGAAGATCGTCGACCCGTTCACCGGCGAGGTCATCGTCAACACCAACGAGGAGCTCGACGAAGAGAAGGCGACGGCGATCCAGGAAGCGGGCATCGAGAAGGTGCGCATCCGCTCGGTGCTCACCTGCGCCAGCCGCCGCGGCTGCTGCGCCAAGTGCTACGGCCGCGACCTGGCGACCGGCAAGCTGGTCGAGCTCGGCCTGGCGGTCGGGGTCATCGCCGCGCAGTCGATCGGCGAGCCCGGCACGCAGCTGACGATGCGCACGTTCCACATCGGCGGCACGGCGTCGCGGGTCAGCGAGCAGTCGACGCTCGACGCCAAGCACGCCGGCGTCGTCCGCTACCAGGGGCTGCAGGTCGTCGAGACCAGGCCGCAGGGCGGCGCGGCGGACGCCAAGGGCGAGCTCGTCGTCATGAACCGCACCGGATCGATCGTCGTCCAGGACAACAAGGGACGCGATCGCGAGCGCTATCCGATCGTCTACGGCGCGCGCCTCAAGGTGCGCGACAGCCAGTCGGTCGAGCAGGGGCAGATTCTCGTCGAGTGGGACCCGTACACGTTCTCGATCCTCACCGAGGAAGCGGGCACGGTGAAGTACAAGGACCTCATCTCGGACGTCACCTTCCACGAGGAAGTGGACGAAGTCACCGGCCTGTCGCGGAAGATCGTCGTCGACAGCCCGGACGAGAAGAAGCAGCCGACGATGGAGATCCGCGACAAGGGCGGGAAGGTGACGCGCAAGTACCACATGCCGTCGCACGCCCACCTGATGGTGGAGGACGGCGACACCGTCCACGCCGGGCAGGTGCTGGCGAAGATCCCGCGCGAGTCGACCAAGACCAAGGACATCACCGGCGGTCTGCCGCGCGTCGTCGAGCTGTTCGAGGCGCGGAAGCCGCGCGAGACCGCGGTCATCTCCGAGATCGACGGCGTCGTCCGCCACGGCGGCATCGTCAAGGGTCTGCGCAAGATCATCATCGTTCCCGACGAGGGCGGCGGCGAGCCGCGCGAGTACTCGCTGCCGCGCGGCGTGCACGTCAACGTCCAGGAAGGGGACCGCGTCCGCGCCGGCGAGCCGCTGATGGACGGGCCGAGCAACCCGCACGACATCCTCTCGGTGCTCGGTGAGAAGGCGCTGCACTCCTACCTGGTGAACGAAATCCAGGAGGTCTACCGCCTGCAGGGCGTCAACATCAACGACAAGCACATCGAGGTCATCGTCCGCCAGATGATGCGGTGGGTGAAGATCGAGGATGTCGGCGACACCGAGTTCCTGATCGAGGAGCAGGTCGATCGCTTCCGGTTCATGGAAGAGAACGAGCGGGTGATCGCGGCGGGCGGACGTCCGGCGCAGGGCCGGCCGCTGCTGCTCGGGATCACCAAGGCGTCGCTCTCGACCGACTCGTTCATCTCGGCGGCGTCGTTCCAGGAAACGACGCGGGTGCTCACCGAAGCGTCGATCTCGGGCAAGGTGGATCACCTCCGCGGCCTGAAGGAGAACGTGACGATGGGCCGGCTGATCCCGGCCGGGACGGGCTTCGAGTTCTACCGGAACGTGCGGATCCCGGCGGACGAGCCGCCACCGCCGCCGCCGCCGTCGCCGGAGGAGCTGGAGCTGGAACGGGAGATGGAATACTTCGTCGAGCCGGAGGAGGCGTTCACGCGCGACGAGATCGAGTAA